Proteins encoded together in one Epinephelus moara isolate mb chromosome 2, YSFRI_EMoa_1.0, whole genome shotgun sequence window:
- the zgc:154093 gene encoding cdc42 effector protein 3 has product MPAKTPMYLKTTTPKKGKRLRLRDVLSGDMISPPLGDVRHSAHVGPEGEGDMFGDVGFLQGKMDMLPTLSRMQDGRSHSVERRLDDSFAARQDSHNYAFNGYHYQHTADGLLKTTISMPVFIAHEQAPPKPPRLHLDDPSPSSLPSQQNHFHLHRQPTDTSHKQANGHTDSHSQLFENGVVGRLASEPCRDISLSPAIRRLVPSSGSFSEVSSEDSMSETCGPLDVRRGLSLDSDAGLSNEDLRSERSDSPCTAFHPASLTVSSGVSRSDSMAGLDLDLGPSIMEDVLSIMDRYKSEDNRCEL; this is encoded by the coding sequence ATGCCGGCAAAGACACCAATGTACTTAAAAACTACAACTCCAAAGAAGGGAAAGAGGCTGAGGCTTCGTGACGTCCTTTCAGGTGATATGATCAGCCCCCCTCTGGGTGACGTACGTCACAGCGCCCACGTGGGGCCCGAGGGGGAGGGTGACATGTTTGGAGACGTTGGTTTCCTGCAGGGTAAGATGGACATGTTGCCGACTCTGAGTCGGATGCAGGACGGGCGGTCTCACAGCGTGGAGAGACGGCTGGACGACAGCTTTGCTGCAAGACAGGACTCACACAACTATGCCTTCAATGGTTACCACTATCAGCACACCGCTGACGGCCTGCTGAAGACCACCATCTCCATGCCTGTGTTCATCGCCCACGAACAGGCTCCACCCAAACCCCCACGCCTCCACCTGGACGACCCCTCCCCATCTTCTTTGCCTTCCCAGCAAAACCACTTCCACCTCCATCGGCAGCCCACGGACACAAGCCACAAACAGGCCAATGGTCACACAGACAGCCACAGCCAGCTCTTTGAGAATGGTGTAGTGGGCCGTTTGGCATCAGAGCCCTGCCGTGACATCTCCCTCTCCCCCGCCATCCGCAGGCTCGTCCCCTCCTCTGGCTCCTTCTCAGAGGTCTCCTCTGAGGACTCCATGTCAGAAACCTGTGGGCCCCTGGACGTTCGCCGGGGCCTCAGCTTGGACTCTGATGCTGGCCTGAGCAACGAGGATCTGAGGAGTGAACGCAGTGATTCGCCTTGCACTGCCTTCCATCCAGCCAGTCTCACAGTCTCATCTGGGGTGTCGCGATCAGACTCTATGGCAGGGTTAGACCTAGATCTGGGCCCATCTATCATGGAGGACGTCCTGAGTATCATGGACCGCTACAAGAGTGAGGACAACCGTTGTGAGCTATGA